A segment of the Rhizobium leguminosarum bv. trifolii WSM1325 genome:
CCTTCGGCTATGGCTGGTGGAAACCGGATCCGAAGGCTGCCGGCGAACTGCTGGAGAAGGCAGGCTTCAAGAAATCCGGCGGCAAATGGCTGACCCCTGATGGACAGCCCTTCAAGATCCGGATGACGGTGGAAGGCGACACACGCTCGGTCTTCACCCGCGCCGGGACGTTGATCGCACAGCAATGGGCCGCATTCGGCATCGACGCCAAAGCCGTGCCGGCCGCGAAACTTTGGCAGACGGCGCTACAGCCCGGCGATTTCCAGGTTGCGATCGCCTGGAGCGTCGAGACCTGGGGCGGCGATCCCGACCTGTCGTTCTTCCTGGACAGCTGGCATTCGCAGTTCGTGGCCAAGAAGGGTGACAATCAGCCGCCGCGCAACTGGCAGCGCTGGAGCAATCCGGAGCTCGACAAGATCATCGAAAGCATTCGCGGCATCAGCGCCGACGATCCGAAGGGCGTCGAGCTCGGCAAGGATTATCTGAAGCTGGTCGCCCGCGAAATGCCGACGATCCCGCTGATGTCGTATAACGTCTTCACCTCGATGGATACGACCTATTGGACCGGTTATCCGACGATCGCTGATCCCTATACCGATCCGGTGCCGAATTGGGCCAACTCCAGGCTGATGATGGTCAAGCTGAAGCCGGCACAACCGAAATAATCCTCCCAACGCCGGCGCGAGTGTTGCGCGCCGGCCCCCTAATCGACGGGCATGTGGCATGTCCGTCGATCCTTTCCACTTGATGAAGGGAACCAGAGAGGAACCACCGCCCTATGACGTCCTATCTGATCTTTGTGCTGAAGCGGTTCGGTCAGTTTCTGCTCGTTGTATTTCTTGGCGTGACCATCACATTCTTCGTCACCCACCTGACCCCGATCGATCCGGTCGAAGAAAGCATAGGCGCCATCACCCAGATGGGGCAGTCCGATCCGAATGCGATCGAACTGATGCGCCAGTCGCTTCGCGAGCTTTACGGCATGGAGGGCTCGATCTGGCAGCAATACCTGCATTTCTGGCTGCGGCTTGCGACCGGTGATCTCGGTCCCTCGCTATCGGCTTTCCCCACGCCCGTTTCCACCATCATCCTGCGATCCCTGCCCTGGACAATCGGACTGATGACGGTATCGACGCTGATCACCTTCGTGCTCGGCAATGCGATCGGCGCGCTCGCCGGCTATTACCGCAAGGACATGGTGCTGAAGGCCGTCAGCCTCGTCTTCATCGCCCTGCTTCCCATTCCCTATTACATCCTCGCCTTCGTGCTTCTGATTGTGTTCGGCTATCTCTGGCCGGTGCTGCCGATCAATGGCGGCTACGAGATGAACGCCAATCTGGACCTCTCCTTTGCCCTGGTCTTCGATATCCTGAAACACTCGATCCTGCCGGCCTTGTCGCTGATCATGGTCGGTGCCGGCAGCTGGCTGATCGGGATGCGCGCGCTCGTTTCCAACATCATCACCGAGGATTACGTCGTCTTCGCCGAGCTTGGCGGCGTTCCGAAGCGAAAGATCCTGCGCTCCTACATCGCCCGCAATGCCATGGTGCCGCAGTTCACCGGGCTTGCCATGTCGCTCGGCGCGATCTTCAACGGCACGGTCATCACCGAAATCGTCTTCGGCTATCCGGGCATTGGCAACCTGCTGATCGAAGCGGTGCATGCCGGCGACTATAGCCTGGTGCTCGGCCTCAGCGCATTGTCGATCGTCGGCGTCGCCGCCGCCGTCTTCATCATCGACATTCTGAGCCCGCTGATCGACCCGCGCATCAAGGTGGAATAGAGCATGTTTACGATCGTCCGCGACCTCGCGCGCCAGAATATGGAATTCCTCTGCGGCCTGCTGCTCTTTGCCGTCATCGTCGCATTGATAGTGGTGTCCTATTTCTCGCCTTACGGCGCGACCGACATCTATCTTCTGCCGCCCGATATGCCGCCCGATGGAGAATATTGGCTCGGCACGACGTCGCGCGGCCAGGACGTTTTCTGGCAGCTGACAACCGCGCTCAGGAACACCCTGTTTTTTGGCATCGGCGTCGCCTTCATTTCACGCATCATCTCGCTGGTCGTCGGCCTCGTCGCCGGCTATGCCGGCGGCGCGGTCGACCGGGTGCTGATGGCCATCAACGACAGCGTCATGGTCATCCCGCAATTTCCGCTGCTGATCCTGTTCTACTTCGTGCTGAAGGACAGCATGACCTGGACGGCGCTGATCCTCATCATGGCCGCGCTCGGCTGGTCCTATGATGCACGCCTCATCCGTTCGGTGGCGATCAGCCTGAAGACGAGATCCTTCACCACCCAGAGCGTCTATTCCGGCATGAGCATGCGCAAGATCCTCGTCGAGGAGCACCTGCCCTATGTTCTGCCGATCGTCTTTGCCACCACGATGAACAACATGATCTGGTCGATCGGCATGGAGATCACCCTGTCGGTGCTCGGCTTCACCGATATCGAGACGCCGACCATGGGCATGATGATCTATTGGGCCAATGCGCATTCGGCGCTGATATCAGGCATTTGGTGGTGGGTGGCCGCCCCCGTCGCCGTCATCGTCGTCCTCTTCCTGGCGCTCTTCCTGCTGTCCATGTCGATGAACGAATACAACGATCCGCGCAGCCGGCTGAACCGGATGGGAAGTTAGTATGGATCCTTTGGTCGAAATTGAGAATCTGAAAGCCTATTACCGTGCCTTCCTCTACGGCGTCGATCGCGAGGTGCGCGCCGTCGACGATATCAGCCTGACCATCGCCCGCGGCGAGGTCTATGGCGTCGCCGGTGAATCGAGCAGCGGCAAGACGACCTTGATCAAGACCATTGCCGGCGCGATCCGGCCGCCGCTGAGGGTCGTGTCCGGGAAAGTGACATTCCATTTCGACGGCGGCACCCAGGATATCTATGCGATGAAGCCGGAGGATCGGCTGGCGCTGCGCTGGAAGCATCTGTCCTATATCATGCAGGGCTCGATGAATGTGCTCAATCCGGTGCGCCGGATCCGTCATTCCTTCACCGATTTCGCCTTTCGCCACATGAAGGTCAGCGGCCCGGTCTTTCTCGAAAGGGTCGCCACCCATCTGCAGCGGCTGAAGCTGGATCCGCATCTGCTCGATGCCTATCCCCACGAACTCTCCGGCGGCATGCGCCAGCGCATGACCATTGCGCTGGCCACCATCCTGACGCCGGAATTTATCATCGCCGACGAACCGACGACCGCGCTCGACGTCATCGTTCAGCGCGACGTGCTGTCGATGATCCGCGAGATCCAGCGCGAGATGGGCTCGTCCTTCCTGTTCGTCACCCATGATATGGGGGTTCACGCGACGGTCTCCGACCGCATCGGCATTGTCTATGCCGGGCGTCTTGTCGAGGAAGCGCCGACCGCCAAACTCTTCAACAAACCGCTCCACCCCTATACGCAGCACCTCGTCGGCAGCCTGCCGCGCATCGGCGATGCGACGGCCCGCCCTTCGCTGGAGGGGCGTCCGCCTAACCTCGCCATGCCGCCGGAAGGCTGCCGGTTTCATCCGCGCTGTCCCAAGCGCATGGAGATCTGCTCGCAGAAGGTTCCGCCGCTCGTCACTGTCGAGCCGCAGCGGCGCGTGGCGTGTTTTGCCGTTACGGGAGATCAGGTTTGAGCGCTCTTCTTAGCCTCTCGCACGTCACGAAGGTCTACCGGCAGGGCGGCATGCTCGGCCGGCGGCTGATCACGGCGGTCAAGGACGTCAGCTTCGAATTGGGAGCGGAGCCGGAGATCCTGTCGATCGTTGGAGAATCCGGCTCGGGAAAATCGACGATCGCGGCGATGATCCTCGGCCAGACCGAACCAACGGAAGGCGAGCTTCAATTCAGCGGCAGGACCGTCGCCATCCATAGTCGATCCGAACGCAAGGCTTTCATGAAAGAGGTCCAGCCGGTTCTGCAGAACCCCTTCGAAGCCTTCAATCCGCTGAAACGTGTCGACCGTTATCTCTTCGAGACCGCCCGCAATTTTTCGTTCTCGGGAAACCGGCCGGACCGAGAGCAGGCGGAGAAGATGGCGGATGCCGCCTTGGTCCATGTCGGCCTGACTTTGGAAGAAGTGAAAGGCCGGTTCCCCCACGAATTGTCGGGCGGCCAGCTTCAGCGCGTCGCCATCGCCCGTGCGCTGATCCCGCAACCCCGGCTGCTGGTGGCCGACGAACCGGTATCCATGGTCGACGCATCGCTGCGCATGGCGATCGTCAATCTCTTCGGCCGCCTGAAAAACGAGCTCGGTCTTTCGATCGTCTACATCACCCACGACCTCGCCACCGCCTATTACATCAGCGACAACATCATCATCATGCGCAAGGGTGAAATCGTCGAGCGGGGACAGGCGCGGGCCGTGTTGGATGATCCGCAGCACGAGTATTCGCGGGCGCTGAAGGATGCGGTGTTGGCGGCGGATTTTAGTGCGGCGGTGTGAGTGGTGCAACGAACAGGCAGCTTTCCTTTATGAGTGTTGGCAGGTTTAGCGTTGCCTTAAAGAAACCGTGCAAGGATGAGGACCTGTCATCCACGCCGGTAACCTGATGAAGTTTCGAAGCAATCTCGCTCGCTCTGTAATAAGCCATACCAGCGCATTCGCTCCCGCAATATTTGCCGCAATTATTGCAACAATCGTCGTCTG
Coding sequences within it:
- a CDS encoding binding-protein-dependent transport systems inner membrane component (PFAM: binding-protein-dependent transport systems inner membrane component~KEGG: rec:RHECIAT_PA0000149 putative ABC transporter, permease protein), with the translated sequence MTSYLIFVLKRFGQFLLVVFLGVTITFFVTHLTPIDPVEESIGAITQMGQSDPNAIELMRQSLRELYGMEGSIWQQYLHFWLRLATGDLGPSLSAFPTPVSTIILRSLPWTIGLMTVSTLITFVLGNAIGALAGYYRKDMVLKAVSLVFIALLPIPYYILAFVLLIVFGYLWPVLPINGGYEMNANLDLSFALVFDILKHSILPALSLIMVGAGSWLIGMRALVSNIITEDYVVFAELGGVPKRKILRSYIARNAMVPQFTGLAMSLGAIFNGTVITEIVFGYPGIGNLLIEAVHAGDYSLVLGLSALSIVGVAAAVFIIDILSPLIDPRIKVE
- a CDS encoding binding-protein-dependent transport systems inner membrane component (PFAM: binding-protein-dependent transport systems inner membrane component~KEGG: rec:RHECIAT_PA0000148 probable oligopeptide ABC transporter, permease protein~SNP /replace=C), which codes for MFTIVRDLARQNMEFLCGLLLFAVIVALIVVSYFSPYGATDIYLLPPDMPPDGEYWLGTTSRGQDVFWQLTTALRNTLFFGIGVAFISRIISLVVGLVAGYAGGAVDRVLMAINDSVMVIPQFPLLILFYFVLKDSMTWTALILIMAALGWSYDARLIRSVAISLKTRSFTTQSVYSGMSMRKILVEEHLPYVLPIVFATTMNNMIWSIGMEITLSVLGFTDIETPTMGMMIYWANAHSALISGIWWWVAAPVAVIVVLFLALFLLSMSMNEYNDPRSRLNRMGS
- a CDS encoding oligopeptide/dipeptide ABC transporter, ATPase subunit (KEGG: rec:RHECIAT_PA0000147 probable oligopeptide ABC transporter, ATP-binding protein~TIGRFAM: oligopeptide/dipeptide ABC transporter, ATPase subunit~PFAM: ABC transporter related; Oligopeptide/dipeptide ABC transporter domain protein~SMART: AAA ATPase~SNP /replace=T), translated to MDPLVEIENLKAYYRAFLYGVDREVRAVDDISLTIARGEVYGVAGESSSGKTTLIKTIAGAIRPPLRVVSGKVTFHFDGGTQDIYAMKPEDRLALRWKHLSYIMQGSMNVLNPVRRIRHSFTDFAFRHMKVSGPVFLERVATHLQRLKLDPHLLDAYPHELSGGMRQRMTIALATILTPEFIIADEPTTALDVIVQRDVLSMIREIQREMGSSFLFVTHDMGVHATVSDRIGIVYAGRLVEEAPTAKLFNKPLHPYTQHLVGSLPRIGDATARPSLEGRPPNLAMPPEGCRFHPRCPKRMEICSQKVPPLVTVEPQRRVACFAVTGDQV
- a CDS encoding ABC transporter related (PFAM: ABC transporter related~SMART: AAA ATPase~KEGG: rec:RHECIAT_PA0000146 probable ABC transporter, ATP-binding protein), with protein sequence MSALLSLSHVTKVYRQGGMLGRRLITAVKDVSFELGAEPEILSIVGESGSGKSTIAAMILGQTEPTEGELQFSGRTVAIHSRSERKAFMKEVQPVLQNPFEAFNPLKRVDRYLFETARNFSFSGNRPDREQAEKMADAALVHVGLTLEEVKGRFPHELSGGQLQRVAIARALIPQPRLLVADEPVSMVDASLRMAIVNLFGRLKNELGLSIVYITHDLATAYYISDNIIIMRKGEIVERGQARAVLDDPQHEYSRALKDAVLAADFSAAV